The following coding sequences are from one Triticum aestivum cultivar Chinese Spring chromosome 5A, IWGSC CS RefSeq v2.1, whole genome shotgun sequence window:
- the LOC123101532 gene encoding uncharacterized protein — protein sequence MAAAAALAEASKWLAVSAKAVAEASNWASVAAKAWESDEDADKRLSIASNAAAEAKKCAAVAAKAAAESKKWSSIAISKRKSLAVVPPSRDKAGIKNGFKEEEEEEEEEEEELLVITNPKLGSLIYHCFEAE from the exons atggctgccgccgccgccctcgcggaAGCCAGCAAGTGGCTGGCCGTCTCGGCGAAAGCCGTCGCTGAAGCCAGCAACTGGGCCTCCGTCGCGGCGAAAGCCTGGGAGTCCGACGAGGACGCCGACAAGCGCTTGTCCATCGCGTCGAACGCGGCCGCCGAAGCCAAGAAGTGCGCCGCCGTCGCGGCGAAAGCGGCCGCCGAATCCAAAAAGTGGTCCTCCATCGCGATATCCAAACGCAAGTCCCTCGCTGTGGTGCCCCCTTCTCGG GACAAGGCAGGCATCAAGAATGGcttcaaggaggaggaggaggaggaggaggaggaggaggaggagctgctggtcATCACCAACCCTAAGCTGGGCAGTCTCATCTACCATTGCTTC GAAGCGGAATAG